In Helianthus annuus cultivar XRQ/B chromosome 9, HanXRQr2.0-SUNRISE, whole genome shotgun sequence, the following are encoded in one genomic region:
- the LOC110868028 gene encoding ATP-dependent RNA helicase eIF4A: METSESPSHLSPAISSQRHFYLAVDRIHYKMETLVDLLGMAGRRPWLPMVVCCSTRDELDAVCSAVSNISYICVTPLYSDLAESERALILDKFRHVTMKWKQNTAVQSGQEECEKEEQKSHMIVATDACLPLSASGESPISSSVLINYELPTKKETYTRRMTTCLAADGIVINMVVGGEVVTLKNIEESSSLVIAEMPINIFEMF; the protein is encoded by the exons ATGGAGACATCGGAATCACCTTCACATCTTTCTCCTGCTATTAG TTCACAACGCCATTTCTATCTCGCCGTTGACAGAATCCACTACAAAATG GAGACCTTGGTGGATCTGTTAGGTATGGCAGGGCGGCGTCCGTGGCTGCCAATGGTGGTGTGTTGTAGCACGCGCGATGAGCTTGATGCGGTTTGCTCTGCGGTCTCCAACATTTCCTACATTTGTGTTACACCGCTG tacAGTGACCTTGCTGAATCAGAACGCGCATTGATTTTAGATAAGTTTCGTCATGTGACGATGAAGTGGAAGCAAAACACTGCTGTACAATCTGGACAGGAAGAATGTGAAAAGGAAGAACAAAAGTCTCATATGATAGTTGCAACTGATGCTTGTCTTCCTCTTTCTGCTTCAGGAGAATCTCCCATCAGTTCTAGTGTTTTGATAAATTATGAGTTACCGACAAAAAAG GAAACGTACACAAGGCGAATGACAACTTGTTTGGCTGCAG ATGGGATTGTGATCAACATGGTTGTTGGGGGTGAAGTGGTGACTCTTAAAAACATCGAGGAAAGCAGCAGCCTTGTGATTGCAGAAATGCCCATAAAC ATTTTTGAAATGTTTTAG